A genome region from Lucilia cuprina isolate Lc7/37 chromosome 3, ASM2204524v1, whole genome shotgun sequence includes the following:
- the LOC111685388 gene encoding fibrinogen-like protein 1 has product MQYKIFALLILLFLLIQLAKAEKDVGSSDETISSSNLVHNVDSIRNQLKNIKAQVVDKYENEKLLWQLEAFESWYGDEEKSKCSVDLSYVFNGWTPIQRRLDGTENFYRNWSDYQQGFGDKHKEFFMGLEPLHQLIKTKGPQELLIILGDHDKHIAYAKYDNFIVGSEADLYELKDLGSYVGSAGDALSEQVGKKFTTLDRDNDGSKLHNCAKLWHSAWWFGYCHQSHLNGPYLEKSVSEKGEKGIVWDLWHGMNYSLKFVLMMVRSKAE; this is encoded by the exons AtgcaatacaaaatttttgctcttctaattttattatttctattaattcAACTTGCAAAAGCTGAAAAAGATGTTGGCAGCAGTGATGAGACCATCAGCTCTAGTAATTTAGTACATAATGTGGATTCCATTAGAAATCAGCTGAAAAACATTAAAGCCCAAGTAGTGGacaaatatgaaaatgaaaaattactttGGCAATTGGAGGCATTTGAAAGCTGGTATGGAGATGAAGAAAAATCGAAATGTTCCGTCGATCTTTCTTATGTTTTCAATGGTTGGACCCCAATACAAAGACGTCTAGATGGTACTGAGAACTTCTATCGCAATTGGTCGGATTATCAGCAGGGTTTCGGCGATAAACACAAAGAATTCTTTATGGGTTTAGAGCCATTACATCAACTAATCAAAACGAAAGGACCTCAAGAACTTTTGATCATACTAGGCGATCATGATAAACATATAGCTTATGCTaaatatgataattttataGTGGGCTCTGAAGCGGACTTATACGAACTTAAAGATTTGGGTTCTTATGTTGGTTCGGCTGGAGATGCTTTAAGCGAACAAGTGGGTAAGAAATTTACCACATTGGATCGGGATAATGATGGATCTAAATTGCATAATTGTGCCAAACTATGGCACTCAGCCTGGTGGTTTGGTTATTGTCATCAGAG tcATCTTAATGGTCCTTATTTGGAGAAGTCGGTTTCTGAGAAGGGAGAAAAGGGTATAGTTTGGGATCTATGGCATGGCATGAATTattcattgaaatttgttttaatgatGGTTAGATCTAAAgctgaataa